In one Brassica oleracea var. oleracea cultivar TO1000 chromosome C9, BOL, whole genome shotgun sequence genomic region, the following are encoded:
- the LOC106315383 gene encoding beta-galactosidase, which yields MKMKQFNLLSLFLILINSFGSANSTIVSHDERAITIDGQRRILLSGSIHYPRSTSDMWPDLISKAKDGGLDTIETYVFWNAHEPSRRQYDFSGNLDLVRFIKTIQGAGLYSVLRIGPYVCAEWNYGGFPVWLHNMPDMKFRTINPGFMNEMQNFTTKIVNMMKEESLFASQGGPIILAQIENEYGNVISSYGAEGKAYIDWCANMANSLDIGVPWIMCQQPHAPQPMIETCNGFYCDQYKPSNPSSPKMWTENWTGWFKNWGGKHPYRTAEDLAFSVARFFQTGGTFQNYYMYHGGTNFGRVAGGPYITTSYDYDAPLDEYGNLNQPKWGHLKQLHTLLKSMEKPLTYGNISTIDLGNSVTATVYSTNEKSSCFIGNVNATADALVNFKGKDYNVPAWSVSVLPDCDKEAYNTARVNTQTSIITEDSCDEPEKLKWTWRPEFTTQKTILKGSGDLIAKGLVDQKDVTNDASDYLWYMTRVHLDKKDPIWSRNMSLRVHSNAHVLHAYANGKYVGNEIVRDNKFDYRFEKKVNLVHGTNHLALLSVSVGLQNYGPFFESGPTGINGPVKLVGYKGDETIEKDLSKHQWDYKIGLNGFNHKLFSMKSAGHHHRKWSTEKLPADRMLSWYKANFKAPLGKDPVIVDLNGLGKGEVWINGQSIGRYWPSFNSSDEGCTEECDYRGEYGSDKCAFMCGKPTQRWYHVPRSFLNDKGHNTITLFEEMGGDPSMVKFKTVVTGRVCAKAHEHNKVELSCNNRPISAVKFASFGNPSGQCGSFAAGSCEGAKDAVKVVAKECVGKLNCTMNVSSHKFGSNLDCGDSPKRLFVEVEC from the exons ATGAAAATGAAACAGTTCAATCTCTTATCCTTGTTCCTCATCCTCATTAATTCCTTTGGTTCAGCCAATTCAACCATTGTCTCTCATGATGAACGTGCTATCACCATCGATGGGCAACGCCGAATCCTTCTTTCAGGCTCCATTCACTATCCACGAAGCACTTCTGAT ATGTGGCCTGATCTCATCAGCAAAGCCAAAGATGGTGGGTTAGATACCATTGAGACCTATGTTTTTTGGAACGCACATGAACCGTCACGTAGGCAATATGATTTCTCAGGAAATCTTGATCTTGTCCGCTTCATCAAAACCATCCAAGGCGCGGGTCTATACTCTGTTCTTCGTATTGGACCTTATGTTTGCGCAGAATGGAACTACGGAGGCTTCCCCGTGTGGCTGCACAATATGCCTGACATGAAATTCCGAACAATTAACCCCGGTTTCATG AATGAAATGCAAAATTTCACTACGAAAATCGTAAACATGATGAAGGAAGAGAGCCTCTTTGCTTCACAAGGAGGTCCAATCATCCTAGCTCAG ATCGAGAATGAGTATGGGAACGTGATCTCATCCTATGGAGCGGAGGGTAAAGCCTACATTGATTGGTGTGCCAACATGGCTAACTCTCTAGACATCGGTGTTCCATGGATTATGTGCCAACAACCCCATGCTCCTCAGCCTATGATCGAGACATGCAATGGATTTTACTGTGACCAGTACAAACCAAGCAACCCGAGCAGCCCAAAGATGTGGACAGAGAATTGGACTGGCTGGTTCAAAAACTGGGGAGGCAAACATCCTTATAGAACCGCTGAAGATCTTGCTTTTTCCGTTGCTAGGTTTTTTCAAACGGGAGGAACTTTCCAAAACTATTACATG TACCATGGTGGTACTAACTTTGGAAGAGTTGCAGGAGGTCCATACATCACCACTTCATATGATTACGATGCTCCTCTTGATGAATATG GTAACTTGAACCAACCGAAATGGGGTCACTTGAAACAGCTACACACGTTGTTGAAATCCATGGAGAAGCCTTTAACTTACGGAAATATCTCAACAATCGATCTTGGCAATTCCGTCACG GCTACGGTTTACTCAACAAACGAAAAATCAAGCTGCTTCATCGGTAATGTGAACGCAACTGCGGATGCTTTGGTCAACTTCAAAGGGAAAGACTACAATGTACCGGCTTGGTCCGTGAGTGTTCTTCCTGACTGCGATAAAGAGGCTTATAACACTGCAAGAGTGAATACTCAGACATCGATCATTACCGAAGACTCTTGTGATGAGCCTGAGAAGCTGAAATGGACATGGAGGCCCGAGTTTACTACTCAGAAGACCATTCTCAAAGGCAGTGGAGACCTCATTGCCAAGGGTCTTGTAGACCAAAAAGACGTTACAAATGATGCTAGTGACTATCTTTGGTACATGACTAG GGTTCATCTCGACAAGAAAGATCCAATTTGGAGCAGAAACATGTCGCTAAGGGTTCATAGCAACGCTCATGTTCTTCATGCTTACGCCAATGGAAAATACGTAGGTAACGAAATCGTGAGGGACAACAAATTCGATTACAGATTTGAGAAGAAGGTGAACCTCGTTCACGGGACTAATCACCTTGCACTTCTCAGTGTTTCAGTTGGACTACAG AATTATGGACCTTTCTTTGAGAGTGGTCCAACTGGAATCAACGGTCCTGTGAAATTAGTCGGATACAAAGGAGATGAAACGATCGAGAAAGATCTATCGAAGCATCAATGGGACTACAAGATTGGTTTGAATGGATTCAACCACAAACTTTTCAGCATGAAATCCGCTGGTCACCACCACCGTAAATGGTCAACCGAAAAGCTACCAGCTGATCGAATGTTGTCATGGTACAAG GCAAATTTTAAGGCTCCTCTAGGTAAAGATCCAGTGATTGTCGACTTGAATGGTCTTGGGAAAGGGGAGGTTTGGATCAATGGTCAGAGCATCGGACGCTATTGGCCAAGCTTTAACTCTAGTGACGAGGGCTGCACCGAGGAATGTGACTACCGTGGGGAGTATGGTAGCGACAAATGTGCTTTCATGTGCGGCAAACCAACTCAGAGATG GTACCATGTTCCAAGATCGTTCTTGAATGACAAGGGACACAACACTATCACACTATTCGAAGAGATGGGTGGTGATCCCTCAATGGTGAAGTTCAAGACGGTTGTTACCGGAAGAGTTTGTGCCAAGGCTCATGAGCACAATAAAGTGGAGTTGTCTTGCAACAACCGGCCAATCTCAGCCGTCAAATTCGCGAGCTTTGGAAATCCGTCTGGCCAGTGTGGGTCATTCGCTGCTGGTTCTTGCGAAGGAGCCAAGGATGCTGTGAAGGTCGTGGCTAAAGAATGTGTTGGAAAGCTCAACTGCACTATGAATGTGTCTTCCCACAAGTTTGGATCTAATTTGGACTGTGGAGATTCACCTAAGCGATTGTTTGTGGAAGTTGAGTGCTAG
- the LOC106315138 gene encoding calcium-dependent protein kinase 12-like: MASESRTRWVLPYKTKNLKDDYVLGRVLGQGQFGITFLCTYNETGQKLACKSIPKRKLLCQEDCDDVLREIQIMRHLSEYPNVVRIQSTYEDANDVHLVMELCEGGELFDRIEKKGHYSEREAAKLIKTIVAVVEACHSLGVMHRDLKPENFLFSFSSEDASLKSTDFGLSVFCEPGATFTQLVGSAYYVAPEVLHRHYGRECDVWSAGVILYILLSGFAPFDAGTQYGIFRKILQGKLDFETSPWPSISENAKDLIKKMLESNPKKRLTAHQVLCHPWIVDDTVAPYKPLDFAVVSRLKRFSAMNKLKKMALRVVAERLSEEEISGLKELFKMIDTDNSGTITFEELKDSIRSVGSELVESEIQELLQAADVDESGTIDYGEFLAATIHLNKPEREDNLVAAFSFFDKNASGCITIDELQQAWNQFGIKDSHLDEMIKDIDQDNDGQIDYGEFVAMMRKGNDNVGISRRTMRNTLNFENPLPQESNE; this comes from the exons ATGGCCAGCGAATCAAGAACCAGATGGGTTCTCCCTTACAAGACCAAGAACTTGAAAGACGATTACGTTCTTGGTCGTGTGCTCGGACAAGGACAGTTTGGAATCACTTTCCTCTGTACTTATAACGAGACGGGTCAAAAGCTTGCTTGCAAATCTATACCCAAAAGGAAGCTTCTTTGTCAGGAAGACTGCGATGACGTTTTGAGGGAGATCCAGATAATGCGTCACTTGTCTGAATACCCCAATGTTGTCCGGATACAAAGCACGTACGAAGATGCCAACGACGTGCACCTTGTGATGGAGCTTTGCGAAGGTGGTGAGTTGTTTGATAGAATCGAGAAGAAAGGTCATTATAGTGAGAGAGAAGCAGCTAAGCTCATCAAGACCATTGTTGCGGTCGTGGAGGCTTGTCACTCTCTTGGTGTTATGCATAGAGATCTTAAGCCTGAGAACTTTTTGTTCTCTTTTTCTTCTGAAGATGCTTCGCTTAAATCAACCGATTTCGGCCTCTCTGTTTTCTGCGAACCAG GTGCAACGTTTACACAGCTTGTTGGAAGTGCATACTATGTGGCACCTGAGGTTTTACATAGGCATTACGGCCGTGAATGTGATGTATGGAGTGCTGGAGTTATCCTCTACATTCTATTATCTGGTTTTGCTCCTTTTGATGCTG GAACTCAATATGGGATCTTCAGAAAGATTTTACAGGGTAAGCTGGACTTTGAGACCAGTCCTTGGCCTAGCATTTCCGAGAATGCCAAGGATCTTATAAAGAAAATGCTTGAGAGCAATCCAAAGAAAAGGCTAACTGCTCATCAAGTCTTGTG TCACCCTTGGATTGTGGACGATACTGTTGCTCCATATAAACCACTGGACTTTGCAGTAGTGTCTCGCCTGAAAAGGTTCTCTGCAATGAACAAACTTAAGAAGATGGCTTTACGTGTAGTTGCAGAGAGACTATCTGAGGAAGAAATCAGTGGGCTCAAAGAACTATTCAAGATGATAGACACAGACAACAGTGGGACCATCACGTTTGAAGAGTTGAAAGATAGTATCAGAAGTGTTGGCTCAGAGCTTGTGGAATCAGAGATCCAAGAACTCTTGCAAGCA GCTGATGTTGATGAAAGTGGAACAATTGACTATGGAGAGTTTTTGGCTGCAACAATCCACTTGAACAAGCCGGAGAGAGAGGATAATCTAGTGGCTGCATTCTCTTTCTTTGACAAAAATGCTAGTGGTTGCATCACTATTGATGAACTCCAACAGGCTTGGAATCAGTTTGGTATAAAAGATTCACATCTTGATGAAATGATCAAAGACATTGATCAAGACAAT GATGGACAGATAGACTATGGAGAGTTTGTGGCAATGATGAGGAAAGGCAATGACAATGTTGGAATCAGCAGGAGAACAATGAGGAACACTCTCAACTTTGAGAATCCTCTTCCTCAAGAGTCAAATGAATGA
- the LOC106312966 gene encoding uncharacterized protein LOC106312966, whose product MLSKRTHPIIGKISELLVGVNRSAAAATPFFDVLMTSPKSPLDFKILPQISQRNSSKRFYDDNLGGSVGLGIVAALENSTTRLITSVSRSEPNQSNRSDPVQFMSHEGSTDEEEEDEEMFIMDEEEYTLVTCHHGPSGPCSTRVFDRDGFECLASQINEDRRERLFIVDVGTESPENSPEFKGLGFLSSCYLCRKKLHGRDIFIYRGEKAFCSSECRSSHIASVERKERCRSKFSTSPYTAGQIFSSGVLVT is encoded by the exons ATGCTTAGCAAAAGAACCCATCCCATAATCGGAAAAATATCGGAGCTTCTCGTCGGCGTGAACCGATCTGCGGCCGCGGCGACTCCGTTCTTTGACGTCTTGATGACAAGCCCTAAAAGCCCACTTGACTTCAAGATTCTCCCTCAGATATCTCAAAGAAACAGCTCAAAGAGATTTTACGATGACAACCTCGGTGGCTCCGTTGGTCTAGGGATTGTAGCCGCACTCGAGAACTCAACCACTCGTTTAATAACTAGCGTTTCTAGATCGGAACCGAACCAATCCAACCGGTCTGATCCGGTCCAGTTCATGAGCCATGAAGGAAGCACGGACGAAGAAGAAGAAGACGAGGAGATGTTCATAATGGACGAGGAGGAGTATACGTTGGTAACGTGTCACCATGGTCCAAGTGGACCTTGTAGTACAAGGGTTTTTGACAGAGATGGGTTTGAGTGTTTGGCAAGTCAGATCAACGAGGATCGTCGTGAGAGACTTTTCATAGTCGATGTCGGTACGGAATCTCCTGAGAACTCGCCGGAGTTTAAGGGTTTGGGTTTCCTCAGTTCTTGTTACTTGTGCAGGAAGAAACTTCACGGTCGCGACATATTTATTTATAG AGGAGAAAAAGCCTTTTGCAGCTCAGAGTGTCGATCGAGTCATATAGCAAGTGTTGAAAGGAAAGAGAGATGTAGATCGAAGTTCTCAACCTCTCCTTACACCGCCGGCCAAATTTTCTCCTCCGGAGTTCTAGTGACTTAG